In Porites lutea chromosome 8, jaPorLute2.1, whole genome shotgun sequence, the genomic stretch TGAAATCATCTACCTCATGATGCTCAAAAATTACAGTTATTCATTGTATTTCatttatatattaattttaaataccAGCGATATCATTATTCTTTTTTGCGAACAGGAACAGGAGCAGTACTTTTACATGTGATATCCAGAGGATAACCAAGCAATGCGTGCATTGCCAAATTTACTATGCTGGGCACATTTTCTCAGTAATTTTTCTTTGGGACATCTTGTGTTGAATGATCTTGACTCAAATTCCCAGTCCTCAAGAGAGACATTCCTCTCCAGGCCTCTCTCTGTAGTCATGTACATGTGCAGAGACAGGTAAAAGCTTGTATTCCTCCTTTCGCTGCTCGATGTTACCCATGATAACTGTTTGAGGAAAGCGATAAATCCCTGTGGTATCCTCGTGGTTACTGCCTGCGATTTTACAAAATTTGCAGTTCCCCCACCCTCTTCCCGTCGAACTAAAAACAATGTTGTGAATTTTCCCCTCCCCAGGGGCAGAGAATCCAATCTATCCCCTTGTATTCCCCGACATATTCCCCTGGTTGGCCCACTGGTCTACCCCTAGGACATGCCAATGACATGTgcataaaattgaaccacaatatCATAATGCTATTAAAATGCTGATTGAACCATGATAAAACTGTGAATTCAAGTGCCACAGGTGGCTTAAGttcaaaagaaatgtttaatgTGTCATATATGTACTGTGTTTTTTCATCAACCTGAGCTTCAGAAGGTGTTATTTTCCAATATACAACTGTAATTACTTGACGACCGGCTGGAGAGTGAAGAATGAGATGAGAATGTGGAAAGCAGATTTCAGGGCTCTCCAGGAAAAGCCCATAATGTCCCTAATTCTTTGAATACCTCACCTAAAAACAATGGCATGTATGTCTTCATGCTTTGCAGAAGTGGAACTCTATCCTTCCAAAATTTACTGAGAAAAATGATCCCAAAATCCAAAATGCGACAAATAACAATCAGAAATTTCTGCAACCAGAGCTTCAAAAGCACAATAAAATGAAGAGCCTTTTAACAGAACTGCAAATAGTTCCCTCAAAATTTTACCTgtgtaaatattattattgttttcaagTGATGACATTCCAAACATTGAGGAAATCTTCCAAGAGAAGCTCGACTCTTtgaaatcaaaaaataaagattcaGACTTGGATTGCCACCAGAAGGTTAAAGAATTCAGAGAGAAAGTCTGGAGTATTCACCATCAAGGACAACCTATGCCTAATGCCAACACACAGCCAATGGGAGATGAAGACATCGTGATGTCACAGGTgaggaagagaaaaaacaaatagtGGGTATAGTCTTGTTGTAGTTAGTTGATTGGATTTCTGGGTCCTAGGGCCCTTCTCTTGAAAGTCCCAGTAACTTTTCAGGCCTGAAAGCaaatatttaaatcaaaatctAAAGAATGAAAGTGGAGTTATAGGCTCACAAAGcactccattttgttttgtacttAGGGGTTAAGTTTTGAAGTACATTGTAGTCCTTTCATTCAAGTCAGTATTAATGGTTTCAGTCCCATGCAACACATAAGGTGCATGTATTTCACTCAACTTCTAATACGGTGTTTATGGGagatgtaaacaagctttttcTCTCTCCCTCTGGACTTGGTTTTGAGTCAAAGTAAGCGGGTCAGAGTAATcatgataaaaaatatttattattgaaggaacgtgaattcacttttcaaagGAATGTTTTCGCAGCTGCAGCTGTTGTTGTACATGATTGTATCTTAAACTACCAAATGGTAATTCTGTGGTGATGAGTGGTTACCCCAACAGATTTTTCTCTCAGATAGTATTATAAGTGTAAGCATCCTTGAGCTCTCCTCATGAAACATTGTCACAGCATTCTATTTTCTATCTCTTTAGGCACCAGCAGAAAAGACCAAATGCCCTCTTACTATGAAGGAGATGGTCAAACCCATGAAGAGTAAAGTTTGTggtcataattacgatcacgaTGCTATCGTTCAGCACATTAACAGAGGGCGAGGTAGAGCTAAATGTCCTGTCTGTGGACAGCCCATCTCAAAAGGGGATCTTGAGCATAATACAGTACTAGAACATTCTATCAAACGAAAGAATAGAAGAAAATAAGAGGTGTTCTGCACACAGCCTGTTTAGGGATCATTCCCTTCTATGTATGCAAGGCGCTCACTAGCAGATCTTTGCTCAAACACTATTCTTTCCATTGCCTTAGAAGAGGGATTTGTTACAGTTGTGTATGTTAGGTTTTTCTAAGTGGTGTCCCTGGGTTTGAAATTGCAAACAGTTTGTCACTAATAAGTATCACATAACCCATTTTGCAGATGTTATGCAATGTTTGCAATAATATGAATAATTATTCATGTTTTTCATATACACCTAAAAACACTGTCAGCTTTAGATCAATTTACATGTACTTGCTGCGGAAGAAAATCTTCTTGTCCCGGACGACTGAATGggacttttttcgagccctgaatGTATCATGTCAAATTTAGTAAAACTGCAAACTTTGATGAGGATTTCTCGTAAGCTAACAGATGTGAAGCCTGCAACTTAGTGGATTTTTACAAGGAAATGTATGGTGTGACGCCAtacattttattgtaaaaactAGCCTGTTAATGAGCCATTTTCCATTAGTTTGCCACAAATCCTTATGATGCAAATGTATTTTGCAGTTTTACTAAGTTTGTCATGAAAAATCAATCACTTTGGTGGTGGTTTTTTGAATacatgaaaaagacaaaaatcacAAATTGGCATGACATTTGCAAAGCGGTTTATTTAGGTGTTTTTAGTGGAGTCATTATTTTCTCCCTGCAGTAGActcccctaaaaatgcctgGATGTGAGGCTCATCACCAATGTGTTTGATAACGAACCTTTGGTGACTAGAAGTCAGGAAACTCCTCTTGACAGCTGTCTTGTTGGTCAGTGTGTGAATCATGGCCCAAAGAATAGCCGATAGAGTTTTCAGAGCTAGTTTGCAGCAGGTAACCAAGTAGGCAGGGATTTTTTCGCcagcagccggctacttttgacaaccctgatgAAAGTATCCTGCTTGTATGTAGAGAGAAAGAGCCACTAGGGGCTAGTTGTTTATTACCTGTGAGAGGGGGCTGGCCATTTTGAGAAAGCTTAGAAGATTTTTAAACTAGCCTGTATCAGTCATTCAGATAATGGAGTGAGTGATGCGAAGTTTTCCTATCCTCACAATCTGAACACCTGGAAAAGGTTTTTTTCAAAccgaccccctcccccccccccccattcatTCTctgctagtttttttttcttttttaaaaaaagcctcCTTATAAATTTTACATATTACCCCTGCATGAACATGGCCCCCACCCGATTGCTGTGCAATTCTGTTTGCAGCTATTCTAGCTGCAAATCATGATGAAGGTCGCCACATACTTTATTGACAGTCAGTCACGTTTAAAAGATTGGTGTAGACTATTTACAGCTGTTACATTGCATTTACAATTCATGTTTGTTACTGCTTTGTGCTACATGCGTGAAGTACATTAAAATGATCCACAGGCAATGTTTCTTTATCTGAAAATGACGCCCCCAAAACGaatcaagattttgaaaatgacccTCTAGCAAAATGGCTGCCCCCTCCCGCCTCAAAGGTAAAAAACGACCAGTCTCCTATAAAAAATGTTACTGGCAATGCGTTGATTAAAGAGAGTGGAATTGTTatgagaaaaatttttttaccGTTTATGGGAAATTTATCCCCTTgtgtttttcaataaataagagagttgaaaataaaaattatgatgGTGACTGTTAAATTGAATATGAGTATTTTTGCCCGTGTGTGTGATTCATTCAGCAAAAAACAGGAAGTTGCGTTTCAGATGATCTGGAACGTAACGGATGGGTTTACCCCAACACCTTGTGAGCCCGTGGTTTTGTCAGCGGATAAAAACGGGGAACCTGAAATATGAACACCCCTAAAATACTATTGATTTTCACCGTAGGGGTCATTCTCTAATAATTTCTTATTATAGAAATATAGTTCGGGACATTTGAAATCCTTCAGTCTTAAATACAGGCTTAATTCAATAACATTTTATTGTCCCACTTTGACGTATGAGCCGAAAATAGACGTGGTCACGTGTGTATACAGAAAGGAACTGCTTTATTAAATTATCGCCGACTTGACAATTGTTGTTGATTGTAGCGATAGAGTGTAAAAGGTACTTGAAACGGTAAAGTAAGATGTCGATTCCTTGTAATGTGTGCTTTTTAGAAACTAGCGAAAACAGTATTCGTACATGGTGTTGTGCTGGAGTGATATGTACCGCGTGTTTGGAAGCACACGTTCAATCGAAAATTGAAGATGCTATCGTAAAGATCTTGTGTCCGCTTGGAAACTGTGACACTGTTATGAGTGACGAAGAGGTACAACAACTTGTGTCCGACCGACTGTTCGAGAGATACCGACAATTTAAGGTGGATATCGAACAGAATCCTTTGATCAAAACTTGCCCAGGGTGTTCGCGAATTCATCATCACCCGGAGCAATCAGATTCAACTACGGCGGACAAGGAAAAAGATGGTTCTAGGCCGGATAATTTGAAGGTTACTTGCGTGAAATGCCAGTTGGTTTGGTGTTTCGCCTGTCAAGCACCGTGGCATTACGGCTTAACCTGCAAAGACTTCTGTAAAGGAGATAAATCATTGAAGATTTGGGCCAAAAACCGCGGGCAACCCGCTCGCAATGCCTGTCGCTGTCCTAAGTGTCgtgtttttattcaaaaatccaGCGGATGTGACCACATGTCTTGCACCAGGTGcgatttttaaaattctttgtttATGCATTACGAAGACGTATACTGTATCTTTCCATAAGAAGCAATGTAGATCATTTCTCGCTTCTGTCACTATTTCTTGGCGCGCGTTTTCCTTGAAAGTCTTTCGCACACGCCATTAACGACACCATTAATATTTGCGGAAACCGGGAAGAAAGGATcggattacaaaaaaattatacaaaaaaattataatattcaaACGTAGAAAAATATTGGTTAAATTTTGGATGAAGTCGCATTGATTAATGCGTTTCGCTTGCTATAAGCCACCTGTAgtataaaagtaaaagtaaaatatatatattggtAATTTTGATTAATATTTTATAGCTAAGAATAATCAACCTGTGTTATCCCCTATCATGATAATATCTATGACATATCAATGCCAGGTATTTCGTTACCATAGAACATTTTGAAAACTTCTCAGCAACATAAAACAGTGAATTTTGGCCAAGAACATGGAGAAATGGGTTGGAATAATGAGGGACAGCTAAAcaagtttgttttcgtttttctttcttttcttctcttctttttttgattgactgattgactgactgctAGGTAGAGGTGTCTAGATATATTTGGATAAACCGCGGCAGCTGTCTGGTGTCCAATataacttttccaaaaaaataatgtcattaataaattaaaagaatataTTAAAATAACAGAAAGGATCAGACACTtgctattaattttatttcttcccTCTCAAAAAATTGCAGTCAAACCCCATTAAATACGGACACTGGGGGTAGGGAGGGAGGgggcatagaaagtgtccatactAATGGGGTGTCAGTTTTAGGCAGGTTGAAGTCGCAGTCTCCCTATACCTAaaaatgtttgttgtttccttttttttaaatttatcatgAGAAGGATTTTTTTCTTAGTCGCAAGTAAAGTgaactttattttcctttttgtattaagtgggtgtctatAAAGCAGGATGCGActgtaattaaaatttaaatatcatttattgataaatattttaaaacctaGATAAGTATTTGTCAATCTTGGAAATTAGGTTTCGTAGTAGAAAGTAGAAGTTAGAAATATCATTAATTATTTGATAAATATTTTATAGCCAAGAATAATCAACCTCTGCTATTCCTTATAACATCGTAATGACATATCAATACCATATGTTTCGGCACCATAgcagtttttgaaaaaatttcagcatcacaaaaagtgaattttgtcCAATAGTGTAAGAAAATGGGTTGGAAAACAAGGCACTggaaattgttttttctttttttgtgactgactggctgatgacagaaacaagaaaataaaaactaagcAACAGATTTTATaataaggcaaaacaaaaactctgaatGTGCAGCAGACTTTTTGACAGACTTCTTTGTTGTCATCGCATGACTAACGTTGTCCAACTTGATTGGAATGGGAATGTGATTgtcacttttatttttaagatcCATTAATTTTCATCAATAACAATTTTCGTGACTTCGTCAGAAAAGCCCATAAAGTCTCAGTGTTTTCTCTTTGTTTGAATTATAATGAATGTGAAAAGCCATGTTCAATGAATTGCTGTTTTTACAGGTGTCACACAGAATTCTGCTATAGATGTGGTAGCAAGTATCATCATGTCAAATTCCTGGGAAACCACTACGATCGCTTCAGCATTTTGGGCTGCAAATACAACTTTAAACCTGACAAACCAGTTCAACGTATTGCAGTGCGTGGTGCCCTTTTTAGTGGACAGGTGATACTTGTCCCTGTTGTAGCTGGTTTGGTGTTCAGCGCTGGGTGTGTCATAGTGGGAGCAGGAGTTGTTGCAGCTCCATTTTATGGATCCTATGTTTTAATAAAGAGACAGAAAGCTAGGAGCAAACAAGCATATCAAACAAGAAATAAGTAGATTTCTAGCTTACTTTATCAATAAATGTTGTTactaaatacaaatttaataaGATTTACACAGTGTATATATGTGACAATTGACAAAAAATCATTTAAcagcaataataatattttattaagtaCTGACTTCTAATTCATGGTCATGTTAGTTGTTATACTTGTATTAAAATTGATAGCATAGCcaatttaacttttttctccTAAGTTGTtcaaattatcattatttgttACTTATACATTTGATACATTTGAATATAATAATTAGAGCtgcaaaaaacttttttatgtACTTCTCATCAATTACAAGGCTTCACAAGTGTCAATGATTTTCCCTTtgtctttatttagtattttaatctgaaaattacttttaattCTTGCTTTTTGCTATGTGTACAATTAAATGAGAAGTTCAAGGGGACACaattaaaagacaaaacaaaaagaactgtAAACTATTGGTTCAGATGTTgagataaagaaataaattattcttGTTTTAGTTGTTCATGGACAAATTTGCACACATCAGCAAATTAAactatttccattttttatttcagtatgCCAGTgatcagttttcaaaaactagaaataataGTCAGTACAGGTACCCCAAGTTCAGAGAGAGTGTATAAAATTTTACAGCACTGATGTTGTACGTATTTGTAATTTAAGCAACACCAAAGAGTTTTGTGCAATGTAATCATGAGATTAATGTATAGAATTTATTTCAAGAGCGTATTCCAAGCTTGGGGTACCTTTCAAAAAAGTACAATTGTACaataaagaagcaaagaaaGTAAGGGAGATAACAGAACATTTATTTGTAAATTTATTACTTAATGCTTCCTGTTACTTTTACACAAGTAAAGGTACTTGTTAAGAACAGTTTACAACCTCTGAATGTGCACTGAGAAAGTTTCTATTTAAAAGTGATCATTTGCTGAATAGAGCAGTTGACTATACATGTATAAGGAAGGACAAAAAAAACTAAGGGCACTTTCTATTTGTCAGAACTTCGACTGGCCAGACCATTCTCATCATaatgaaaatttcactttttatcacaactatccagccagatcagtcaaatccttaatagtatgcacgaaggagatgATTTCTCAGcaaaaaccctttggaaaaagccaatttcatttgctaactgaCTGATCCGCCAATGGTCAGGCCAGcaagttctgacaaatggaaagtgccctaAGGTAGCCATTGGGTTAAATAAAAGTATACTGTAAAATGCCATTTATAAGTACCCCACTTATAACTCTAAGGGCAGCAGCTAgatcccaggcaaaaataaattagagaagtttgactgaaataaactccctcTATTACAGACTCTTGCCAATGCATGAGGACACTAACGTGAGGTCCCTATGGTGTCCGCTATTACATGTAAGGGAGTTGACTCTAGTCACAAAAGCATACAGCTGTAACCACTTGACTCGTCACAAACACTTTCAAGGATTTGAGATCAAAATTTTCCCTGCTTGCAATCACAATCTAGGCATTCAAGGATaccaactttttgaaaaatgctAATTTCAATGTACAGTACATCCTAAAACAAGCAGCCAAATTACTACCCTACTGTCTCCGATTCAATTGGTTACCCTGTTGTCTCGGTGGAGCAGCACTAGTAACTACCACTGTTGAGTTTGCAATGACATCATAGGCTGTACGACTATGCTCAAAAAACAGGACTGTTAAAAACACAGGAAACAGGAACGTCATGGAGAAGTTTTTAAGCAGGGCCCTCAAAAATGATCTGTTGATaaagtcagaaaaaaaaacactctttttaCAGAGAGATGACGACCTTCAATATTATTCTGGGCAAATTTCCCAGCCATTCTAAAACATCCACTTTTGTAtccaacaaaataataacattatatcacttttttcaaactgCTTTTTCTGAGCGAGGTTTTTCAATTCACCAATCACAAGCAAACACAAAAAATGTTACGAATAATCCCTAAGTGAAGGTACATGTAACTTGTCCAAGTCTGGTCATCTAATATTGAAGTCCATCTACCAGAAGTCAGGTCATGCTATGTTAAACAGATGTGAACTCAGTTACCAGAAATCATGATTAATACTTCCTATGTGTGCCTGTTATCTGGGTATCACAGGACAGTGGCGGCTATAGGTTGACCACCCAACTCTTTGATAGTTGGGTCATGAGAGAGTTCAAATTATCACTGTATGTATGTTGTGTGAGGGGGGTCACCAGACAGTAATGGATCATGACGATCCGTTCTGGTGGTGACACAACCAGACTTCCGGTAATTGAGTTCAGATCCATTTAACAATAATTATCATGATCACACTTCCGGTAATCAAGTTCACATCACGACCACACTAATCTGTTAGTAAGAAGGGTCAACTTCTATTTTTTGGGGTGTAATGGACATGAAAGAAAAGCACTTTTGGGACTAGAGGTATATGTTATGCAATTGCATTTTATAGCTAGCCTACCTCCAGAATCCAAGGTTTCCTCCAGGGATGATTCTCACTCGGTCACCTGCTGGGTCGGTTGCCACTGTAGAAATGCTATCAGTTGCAATGACCGACAATCCCATGAGATATTTCCCAGGTGTGGCTCCTCCTAAACTCCCATGTAGTCCACCCATTAGGAAAAACACCTGCAAAGGATCatgagaaaaatatttcaaattgtaCAGTCACAGGGCCAAAGATTGGAACATTCCTAGTCAGAATAGTCACGAGTCTTGGAAAAATTTTCACCTCGTCCAAACCTCATCTTATTTAAGAACCCCTACGCCTCCACTGAATGTAACTATTCTTTTCTTACCCACATAAAATGCCAATAGAGGTAACATAACTAAAATCTTGATAATAATGGACATCAAAGATACAGAGCCAATTGTCTGCCTGTTTAATAGAGTTAGAAAATGTATGGAGCTTTCTTGTTCTTTATCTTTGAGATCAAGAGAACAATCGATAAAAGAGAGATGCCAGTATTACAGACGTGTCCCTAAAGAGGGGTTTGATTATTAGGAGAGCTGCTGTCAGATTTTAATGCTGGAAATTTCGAAAACAAATGGCCTTCAAAACCTAAAGTGTGGACCTGACACTATGATCATTACACTTATAAAGATTATTTTCTGTGTCAACAAATCAAAAATCCCCGGCcccatttcattttttaacatttttttcttttccttgtatTAATTTCTTAGTTATCTTTAAAAAATTCTACTGAATCTGTACCTCATATGCAAACACCAGCAGTCTGTAAACCAAAGCTTGGACAAGAAGCACCTGGATATCTTGAATGTTAAGATTCAGATCTTCATCATCACTGAGAAGTGAATACTGTAACTGATTATATTTCTCCAGGTCGTCACTGAAAAAGTAAACTTCTTGTATTGACAACCATTCACAATGAAAAAGGTCAGAGATTGAAAGTAGAAATGTATATTTATCATCACTCAAGAATGCCTGAATCGGAAGCAAATTCTTTACGAGAAAGAAGTCAATATGCTTAATTTTCAAagtagaaaaataagaaaaaaaggtaaCCTTGAGTACCCAGCAAAATTTAAACCTTTGACCTCCCAAACAATGGTGCTCTATCTACTGATTGAGCTACAGAGAATCATAGGGAGCTAGAATATTCACTTAATCAAAAGAGACATTTATCCTGCATACTGCTAGGATCATCAATACTGAGGCTGTACTGTATAGTGTTAAAAATATGATTGATTATAGCAAATGTAACTTCAGTAAgtaaatgagatgtaaaagacGATGTACTAGTTGATTGAGTGGGCGGAATGGAAGGGAAAATTTTCTACTTGACCATCCTGACAGAGAACCAAATATTGACCTGACCCAACTCAGTCAAGAAGCATTTTTTCAATGACCGCTGTGTATTTGAATTTTCTGACAGAGTGTAGCCGTATTGATCACTGCCCTTTTCTAGTAGGGCCCTACAGGTTTTTCCAGCCCTATCACTTGACCTGTATGGCCATAATTTTATAAGGGACTTTGTTTTATACGGCTTTTCAACGAAATTGCACGGGGGACCATACAGGtcataattatgataatatgtGATAATCATCCTGTTGAGCATTTCTATCAGTGTGGGACTACCATGTATAATTAATACATCAATCACTTCTACTCATGGAGTGGAGTATAAAGGGAGTGCAGTTGAACAAAGTAAACATAATTCTTTGAAACTGTACTAAGACAGTGTCATTAGTAATATCATTAAAATAATAGTTTTCATCAAATGTCAAGTTATGGTATACTTGTCTAAACTTAAAGCACTTTTTTAAAGAGATATGTGCACTGCTTTACATTTGATTGACATTTTCTCTGACAGGACTGTAAGTCAGAGAAAATGTGTAAAAGAGAATAGTCACAAAAAATCACCCCATGACACCACAGAAAGTGTGGCTACAAAAAGGCCAACATTACACTActaacaccaaagaaaacagAAGCAACCACTTACTAAATTGAAAACACAAGAATCTTTGTAAGGTACAGGAAGATAAAATCAAGTATTTCAGCATATATCCTTCTTGAGACA encodes the following:
- the LOC140946143 gene encoding E3 SUMO-protein ligase NSE2-like; the encoded protein is MPAHFRAVENAVESVKKVKQYINNGFGVTLDVALDLEEVSQDSEQVKELEDTMLQYVDMEREVDQWAKAVELAKAEFNRQYDVSSDDIPNIEEIFQEKLDSLKSKNKDSDLDCHQKVKEFREKVWSIHHQGQPMPNANTQPMGDEDIVMSQAPAEKTKCPLTMKEMVKPMKSKVCGHNYDHDAIVQHINRGRGRAKCPVCGQPISKGDLEHNTVLEHSIKRKNRRK
- the LOC140946139 gene encoding E3 ubiquitin-protein ligase RNF217-like, producing the protein MSIPCNVCFLETSENSIRTWCCAGVICTACLEAHVQSKIEDAIVKILCPLGNCDTVMSDEEVQQLVSDRLFERYRQFKVDIEQNPLIKTCPGCSRIHHHPEQSDSTTADKEKDGSRPDNLKVTCVKCQLVWCFACQAPWHYGLTCKDFCKGDKSLKIWAKNRGQPARNACRCPKCRVFIQKSSGCDHMSCTRCHTEFCYRCGSKYHHVKFLGNHYDRFSILGCKYNFKPDKPVQRIAVRGALFSGQVILVPVVAGLVFSAGCVIVGAGVVAAPFYGSYVLIKRQKARSKQAYQTRNK
- the LOC140946133 gene encoding protein FAM8A1-like, giving the protein MADGQGDGVTTKRQSSSEEEPHRNSPETGSHGNSSTGASLNQQSTSYSRSQEPWNVLWYWMSVHYYQQYYYQLCSYMYYWQTVASQSMYQETFQSQSSYSQSTLQNQGSQPGLYAGQARQNTANVENRHVPRPPMNGGVFLQGTAVPWTYPGQQAVTTVSEVQIAPVSRRIYAEILDFIFLYLTKILVFSIYDDLEKYNQLQYSLLSDDEDLNLNIQDIQVLLVQALVYRLLVFAYEVFFLMGGLHGSLGGATPGKYLMGLSVIATDSISTVATDPAGDRVRIIPGGNLGFWRSFLRALLKNFSMTFLFPVFLTVLFFEHSRTAYDVIANSTVVVTSAAPPRQQGNQLNRRQ